The following are encoded together in the Bactrocera neohumeralis isolate Rockhampton chromosome 6, APGP_CSIRO_Bneo_wtdbg2-racon-allhic-juicebox.fasta_v2, whole genome shotgun sequence genome:
- the LOC126762411 gene encoding fibrinogen C domain-containing protein 1-like isoform X1, translating into MLLPKCIALLVSLILGVKLCAGQGDLTVESLDCNCDVDIDIVKRVLEKLEKLEKRVEEIYSRKESTQVITATSRTSMPGSCLEATTATSKSGIYKIKVERFSETPFEVWCDQDSDFGGWTVIQRRVNAEVDFYRKWTDYKIGFGNLDGNYWIGLDKLHALTTSCEHELYIRMESFSGVKYYARYNLFVVGSEAEGYVLKTVGDYKGDASDYFKNHEGSKFSTYDRDNDRKDDDNCAKKWRGGWWYNCCYWSNLNGDYAKKNGGEGVVWIGISRDESLKFVQMMIRPTQDCMKRLSLKY; encoded by the exons ATGTTGCTTCCAAAATGTATCGCCCTGCTTGTGAGCCTAATATTAGGTGTTAAACTATGCGCAGGACAAGGGGACTTAACCGTCGAATCTCTCGACTGCAATTGCGatgttgatattgatattgtgAAAAGGGTTCTGGAAAAGCTGGAAAAGCTCGAGAAACGTGTGGAGGAAATCTACAGCCGGAAGGAGAGCACCCAAGTGATCACAGC CACTTCGAGAACCAGTATGCCCGGCAGCTGCTTGGAAGCTACAACCGCCACATCTAAAAGTGGCATTTACAAGATTAAAGTTGAACGCTTCAGCGAAACTCCCTTTGAGGTGTGGTGTGATCAGGATTCCGATTTCGGCGGTTGGACAGTCATACAGCGGCGTGTCAATGCTGAGGTGGACTTCTATAGGAAATGGACGGACTATAAGATCGGTTTCGGCAACTTGGATGGTAACTATTGGATCGGGCTCGATAAGTTGCATGCGCTCACCACAAGCTGTGAACACGAGCTGTACATACGAATGGAAAGCTTCAGCGGTGTGAAATACTATGCGAGATATAATCTGTTCGTTGTGGGTAGCGAGGCGGAAGGCTACGTTCTAAAAACAGTGGGCGATTACAAAGGTGATGCAAGCGATTACTTCAAAAATCACGAAGGCAGTAAATTCAGCACATACGATCGTGATAATGATCGAAAGGACGATGATAATTGCGCGAAGAAGTGGCGTGGCGGTTGGTGGTATAACTGTTGCTATTGGAG CAACTTGAATGGCGATTACGCAAAAAAGAATGGCGGTGAGGGTGTAGTGTGGATCGGCATAAGCAGAGATGAGTCACTGAAGTTCGTGCAAATGATGATACGCCCGACGCAGGACTGCATGAAGCGGCTGTCATTGAAGTATTGA
- the LOC126762411 gene encoding fibrinogen C domain-containing protein 1-like isoform X2, with translation MLLPKCIALLVSLILGVKLCAGQGDLTVESLDCNCDVDIDIVKRVLEKLEKLEKRVEEIYSRKESTQVITAMPGSCLEATTATSKSGIYKIKVERFSETPFEVWCDQDSDFGGWTVIQRRVNAEVDFYRKWTDYKIGFGNLDGNYWIGLDKLHALTTSCEHELYIRMESFSGVKYYARYNLFVVGSEAEGYVLKTVGDYKGDASDYFKNHEGSKFSTYDRDNDRKDDDNCAKKWRGGWWYNCCYWSNLNGDYAKKNGGEGVVWIGISRDESLKFVQMMIRPTQDCMKRLSLKY, from the exons ATGTTGCTTCCAAAATGTATCGCCCTGCTTGTGAGCCTAATATTAGGTGTTAAACTATGCGCAGGACAAGGGGACTTAACCGTCGAATCTCTCGACTGCAATTGCGatgttgatattgatattgtgAAAAGGGTTCTGGAAAAGCTGGAAAAGCTCGAGAAACGTGTGGAGGAAATCTACAGCCGGAAGGAGAGCACCCAAGTGATCACAGC TATGCCCGGCAGCTGCTTGGAAGCTACAACCGCCACATCTAAAAGTGGCATTTACAAGATTAAAGTTGAACGCTTCAGCGAAACTCCCTTTGAGGTGTGGTGTGATCAGGATTCCGATTTCGGCGGTTGGACAGTCATACAGCGGCGTGTCAATGCTGAGGTGGACTTCTATAGGAAATGGACGGACTATAAGATCGGTTTCGGCAACTTGGATGGTAACTATTGGATCGGGCTCGATAAGTTGCATGCGCTCACCACAAGCTGTGAACACGAGCTGTACATACGAATGGAAAGCTTCAGCGGTGTGAAATACTATGCGAGATATAATCTGTTCGTTGTGGGTAGCGAGGCGGAAGGCTACGTTCTAAAAACAGTGGGCGATTACAAAGGTGATGCAAGCGATTACTTCAAAAATCACGAAGGCAGTAAATTCAGCACATACGATCGTGATAATGATCGAAAGGACGATGATAATTGCGCGAAGAAGTGGCGTGGCGGTTGGTGGTATAACTGTTGCTATTGGAG CAACTTGAATGGCGATTACGCAAAAAAGAATGGCGGTGAGGGTGTAGTGTGGATCGGCATAAGCAGAGATGAGTCACTGAAGTTCGTGCAAATGATGATACGCCCGACGCAGGACTGCATGAAGCGGCTGTCATTGAAGTATTGA